The DNA sequence AACACAGGCCAGCGTACACGGGCCAGCGTAGGCGGGCCAGCGGCGGTCCGGGGAGTTGCGGGAGGCCGGACGGGGCGACGCAGCTCCGGTCGGTGACCTCCGCGCCCGGCCGCCGCACGCGTTGCGCAACGGGCCGATCGGGAATAGGTTGTGAGGTTCTTGGGGCCTGTAGCTCAGGTGGTTAGAGCGCACGCCTGATAAGCGTGAGGTCCGAGGTTCAACTCCTCGCAGGCCCACTCCCGGGACAGTCTGAAGGCGCCGCAGCGGAACTCGCTGTGGCGCCTTCGTGCGTCGGGCCGGTCCAGCCCGTGCCGCCCTATGCGCACCCGGTCCCGGTGCGCCCGCTCACCGCTGCGACGCGATCCAGCCGTCCACCTGCTGCGCCAGCACCGACATCGGCAACATGCCACAGCCCAGCACCCGGTCGTGGAACGCACGCAGGTCGAACCGCTCACCAAGCTGCGCCCGTGCCCGTTCGCGCAGCCGGACGAATCCGTTGCTGCCAATCCTGTGCGCCAGCGCCTGGCCGGGGATGTCGGTGCTGTAGCGCAGCGACTCGCTGGCGATCTGCGTGTCGGACTCGAGCACATGCGCCCGCATGTGGGCCACGATCGACGCGTAGTCGCCCCACCTCTCGCCATACGCGGTGTAGGAGCGCTTCCGGAACGCCGGAAGCTCGGGGTTCTCGCGCACCAGGTTCACCTGGAAGAGAGCTCGTGCGCGATCAGCGGCGCCGCGGTGAGCAGGCTGTGCTCGGCCCGCTTGGTGCCGTTGCAGAAGTAGTGCCCCATCGAGTCGGCGCGCGTCGGCTCCTGGTCGTATACGAACGTCATCGCGGGCTCCGGTTCCGGCGCGAGGCGGCGCACGTCGCCTCGGGCGCGTGGTCGCGTCGCGAAGGCCTTGTCGGGCAGCGGGTCCAGCCGGTTCGGGTGGATCATCAGGCGCTCGCCGAACTGCTCGGGCGTGGTCGCGAAGAGGTGCGGATCCTTCGCCAGCTGGGCGTGAAACTCCGCCCTGCTGCCGCGAAAGCCGAGTCGTAGCGGATCGCGGCCATCCCACGCTCGATGCGCGCCACCTCGCGGAGGCCGATGGCGTGCACGCGGGCGGGATCGGTGTCGAGCGTCGTATGCCACCGTGTCAGCCAGCGGTAGCCGGCGGTGGGTGGCCGCCGGGCACGTTGCAAGCCGGGGTGGGGCTGGTCGATCAGGGCTTGACACCAAGTGTAACAGGATACATGGTACACCTATGCTTCCCTTCCCGATCCTGATCCAGCCCGGCGAGTCGCCCGTCAGGCAGGTCGTCTTCGCCGCCACGAAGGCCATCCTCGCCGGTGTCATGCGGCCCGGTGACCCATTCCCCTCCGTCCGCGAGCTGAGCGAGGCGCTCAAGCTCCATCCCAACACGGTCCAGAAGGTGATCGCGGAGTTGGTGCGTGATGGCTTCCTGGCGGTCAAGCCTGGCGTGGGGACGGTGGTGACCGCTGGCCCACGGGCGCCTGACGAAGACCGGAGGCGCGCCCTGCACGCGAGCGTCGAGCAGCTGGTCGTCGAGGCGCGACGCCTTGGCATGCAGTGCGATGCGCTGGTGACGGACGTCGAGACGACGTGGACGGCGGTGTTCGGCACGCCTCGGTTGACGGGGACGGACGGCGGTGACGTGACCGGGCCAAACCGCCGCAGCGGGAGGGCGCGATGACGACCGTCACGGTGGAGGGCGCGTCGTACCGTTACGGGCGCGACACTCGTGACGCGCTGCACGACGTGTCCCTCGAAGCGCCGTCGGGTGCGATCCTCGGGCTCCTTGGCACGAACGGCGCGGGGAAGACGACCCTGCTGCAGTGTTGTGCCGGGCTGCGCGAACCGCTGTCGGGGCGTGTGCTCATTGATGGTGCGAGCACTGCCCGGCGCGCATTGATCGTCAGCGGTGTGGTCGGCTACGTGGCCGAGTCGGTGCGCCTGCCGAAGGACATGACGCTGCAGGCGCTGGAGCGGTGGGTTGCGCCACTGCACCGGCGCTGGGATGCGGCGCTTGCGACATCGCTCCGTGAGCGGTTCGCGCTGGACGCCGGGCGCAGTCTCACGACGCTGTCCCGGGGGGAGTACATGAAGGCCGCGCTGCTGTGTGTGCTGGCGGCACAGCCGCGTGTCCTGATCATGGACGAGCCCCTCGCGGGCATCGATGTGGTGACGAAGGATGAGATCCTGCGCGTCCTGCTGTCGATCGCGTCGTCATCCGGCACGACGATGCTGCTGGCGTCACATGACATCGCCGAGGTGGAGTCGGTGCTGAGCCACGTGGTGATCATGACGGCGGGGCGTGTGCGCGTGGCGGGATCGATGGAGTCGGTGCGGGAGCGGTATCGCCGGGTGACGATGGTGGGTGGTGATGCCCTGCTGGATGCGTTCGCTGGTGAGCAACGCTGGCTGGAGACGCAGCGTGCGGGTCGCGTGCTGAGCATCGTGGCTGACGGCGCACGGACCCCGCTGGATGCCGGGATGCTGCAGCGGCGCTTTGCCGGCGCCGACTCGATCACGGTCGAGGACCTGTCATTGCGGGACTTGTACTCGTCGGTGGTACGGGGCACGCGGCGTGACGCGACACAGTCGGAGGCTGCATGACATGGATGCACCAGGTGTGGCATGTACACCGGCGTGACCTGCGCCGGACGTGGTTCTTGCTGGCGTTGTACGCCGCGGTGCTGTGCCTGGCGGTGGCGCGCGCCCTGGAGTGGCCGCCGGCGATGCACACTGCGTTGTCACCGGTGGGATTGATCGCCACGGTTCTCGCGGTGCTTGCGACGGTGCGCGCCGTGCACGCAGACGATACGACCCGGGCCGACGCCTTCTGGGCGGTCGTGCCGTTGCAGTCATCCGCCGTGGCGGCGTCAAAGCTGCTCTACGTCCTGTCAGTCGTCGCCGCCTACGGCGCGGCGACACTCGTGATTCGCGCGGCGTGGCAGCTCGGGCCGATCGGCTGGGATGGCGCGCACGCGATGTATCCGGTGTTGACGCTGACGCTGCTCGGGATGGCGCTCGCGGCATCGGTGTTCGGGACGATGACGAGCATCGGTGCCGTTGTCTCCGGCACGCTGGGGTTTGCCTTTGCCGGCCGCGCCATCTACGATCTCCCGCAGAAGAGCATGGCTCCGTCCCTCTGGTGGTCTGCGGTGACGCTGCTGGTAGTGGGATGTACGGCCTTCCTCGTGCGGCGATATCACACGCGCGAGACGACGGTGCTGACACGCGGTGCGGCGCTGGGCACCGGAGCACTTGCGATGCTCTTTCCCGTCTTCGGCTTGCGCTCGATGCCCGGGGAAGGCATGGTCGAGTATGACCCGACACACACCCTCGATTCCGTCTCGCTGACGCTTCCGCTCACGACACCGCCCGTGTGCGAGGGAGGGCGGCTCGCTGTGCCCGTGTCACTGAAGGGGCCGCCCGTCGGCCTGCGCGTGGGGCTGCGTCGTCCGACGCTCGACGTCGCGCTCGATGATGGCTCGACGCTGAAGCTCTCGTTGTCGACGTCGAGTTTCGTGCCACTGCCGGATGGTTACGGGCCGTTGCTCCTGACCGATCGCCAGCGCAGTCAGCTTCGCGTCGTGGGCCTGGGTCCTGACACCGGCGCAGTCACGTTTCCCCTCGAATTCGCGGTGACCCCTGCGGATTCCGGGCGCGTGTGCGGACATCTCGAGCGTCTCGCGATCCGGGCGTGGGTCGTCACGGAAACCGGTGTCGAGGTGATGCGTGTACCGCTGCGCAACGCGGCAGGGGCTGCGGCTCCACGGAATCGCGTCCGCATCATCTCGCAGGCGATCAGGGATTCGAGCGTGACCATCAGGGCACGACTGTCGGGAGTGACCGATGACTTCACACGTTCCCCCGAGCTCGGCTTCAACGCGTATGCGCTGCTGAACACGGCGCGCGGGGAGGTGGTGCCGTTGACTCATTCACGCGAGACGGATCCGACGTGGACATCCGGCCTGCCGGGTGGAATGCGGCACTCGGGCATCACACTCGACTTCGGGCTGCAGGATCCGCAGCATCCGCGTCTGGGCGGGCTCGAATCGTGGCGCGACGGCTCCGTGCTGCTGGTCACGGCCCCCCGGCTTGCAGGCCGTGGATGGCGAAGCAGTCCCAGCGTCGCGGTGCCGCACGCGCCCAACCGAAGCGCCAAGTCGGAGGGCCGCCGTGAGTGAGCAGTCGGAGCCAACCGGACTCTGGGAGCCAACCGGACTCTGAGTCGCGAGCGGCAAGTGAAGTGGCACCGGCTCCAGCTCCAGCTCCAGCTGCTGGCGGGAGGGGCGCGGTCGGCAGCTGAGGTGAAAAGGATGACAAGGACTCAGAGTCCTTTGGACCAGAAGGATGACAAGGGCTCAGAGTCCTTTGGACCAGAAGGATGACAATGACTCAGAGTCCTTTGCACCAAAAGGATGACAAGGACTCAGAGTCATTTCTCCCCAAGACCACGACGGACCTCACGATTCCTCGATGGAGCTCCGCCCACCCGTAACGGAGTTGGCAACAACGGCGCCCATCGCAGTCTTGCTGAGTTCGTCGTACGCGGTGCGCCGGCGCCCCTGATTCAGTATCTGTTCGGTTCATTGCACCCTGCTGTCAGGCACTCCTGTCGCCTGATCAACGTGAGGTCCGAGGTTCAACTCCTCGCAGGCCCACTCCCGGGAGGCTGTCACGAGGGCGGTGCAACGGTTCCGTTGCACCGCCCTCGTCGCGTTCGCGGACGCGCGGTGCAGCCGGCACGCCCTCGCGCATGGCACGCCCCCCCGCATGGCACGGCCACCGCCGCGCGCGTCGCTATCTTCGCGCCATGCCCTCACCCATGCGCTCGATCACGCTGCTCGCCGCGACCGCCCTCACCGCCGCCTGCCAGCCGATGGAGGCGCCCGCCAGGCCGGCGTCGGACGCACCGCCAGCAACCGCGCCCGCCCGACTCCCCTCGCGACCGGCCCGCGTCGCCACCGCGGACTCGGCCATGGTGGTCTCCGCCTCCCCCTACGCCACCGAGGCCGGCCTCGCAGTGCTCCGCGACGGCGGCAACGCCATCGATGCAGCCGTCACCGTCGCGATGACCCTTGCCGTCACCTACCCCGCTGCCGGCAACATCGGTGGCGGCGGGTTCCTGCTCGCGCGCATCGACGGTCGCAACGTCGCACTCGACTTCCGCGAGACGGCCCCGCGCGCTGCCACGCGCGACATGTACCTCGACGCGGCCGGATACGTGACCGACCGCAGCGTGACCGGGGCGCTCGCCGCCGGTGTGCCAGGGTCAGTCGCCGGCCTCTACGAGGCGCATCGGAAGTATGGCCGCCGCCCGTGGGCCGAACTCGTCGCCCCCGCGATCGCCCTGGCCGCGAACGGCTTCGCGATCGATTCCGCATTCAGCGATGACGACGAGAGCGGCGCGCACCGCCTCGCGCTGGACTCGGCCAGTGCCGCACTCTTCCTGCGCGACGGGAAGTTCCGCCGGCTCGGCGAGACCTGGCGCGCGCCCGGCCTCGCCCGGGTGCTGCAGCGCATCGCCGATCGCGGTCGGGACGGATTCTACAAGGGTGAGACGGCGGCGCTGATCACCACCGCGATGCGGCGCAGCGGCGGCATCATCTCGCTCGCCGACCTGCTCACCTACCAGCCGGTGTGGCGCGAGCCGGTCACGTTCACCTATCGAGGCCACCAGGTCATCTCCATGCCGCCGGTGTCGTCCGGCGGACTCACGCTCGCGCTCATCCTGGGAATCCTCGAGGGCCGGGACGTCGCCGCGCTCGGCTGGCGCACGCCCGAAGCCATCCACCTCCTGGCCGAGGCCGAGCGTCGTGCCTTTGCGCGCCGCAACATGCTGCTCGGTGACCCGGCGTTCATGCGGATCCAGGAGGAGTCGTTCCTGTCCGCCGACACGGCGGCCGCGTTGCGCGCGGAGATCGGCAGCGTGTCGTCCGGTGGCGGTGCTGCGGCGGCCCCGCGCGAGCCCCGGCACACCACGCACCTCTCGGTGGTGGACGCGGCAGGCAACGCGGTGGCCATCACCACCACGCTCAACGAGAGCTATGGCGCCGCCTTCACGGTGCCGGGTGGCGAGTTCCTGCTGAACGACGAGATGGACGACTTCACCGCCAAGGTGGGGGCGGTGAATGCGATGGGACTGGTGCAGGGCAGCGCCAATGCGATCGCGCCTGGCAAGCGGATGCTCTCCAGCATGACGCCGACCATCATGCTCGACAGCGCGAACCGCGTCGAGCTGGTGACGGGCGCCGCCGGGGGCGCCTACATCATCACGGCAGTCGCGCACCAGATCGTGAGCCTGGTGGACCACCACCGTACCCTCGGCGAGGCGATGGCGGCCCCGCAGTTCCATCACCAGGACATCCCCGATTCGCTGGTGGTGGAAGCCACCGCATGGGCCGACAGCGCCACCGCATTCATGCGTCCGCTCGGCCATGGCGTGAAGCTGTCGCCGTGGGGGTTCCTCGCGAATGTGCAGAGCATCCATCGCGAAGGCGGGCGGTGGAGCGGCGTGACCGAACCGCGCGGACGGGGCCTGGCGCGGGGGTATTGAATCGCTGCAATTCGGTGACGGAAATTCGGTGACAGTGCACGGACAGAAATCCGGTGACAGTGCACGAATTCCCCCAAGATCCGGTGACAAAATCCGGTGACAGTGCACCAATTCCCAGAGAAATCCGGTGACAGTGCACGAAATCCCCCAGGGAATTCGTGCACTGTCACCGGATCTCCCCTGTCACCGGATTTCCCCTCGAACGTGGCGGGGACGGGAATTGGTGCACTGTCACCGGATTCCCGGGGAATTCGTGCACTGTCACCGGGTTCCCGGGAATTCGTGCACTGTCACCGGATTCCCTGTCTGTCACCGGATTTCCCGCCACCGGAGTTCCCTCGAACGTGGCGGGGACGGGGGGCGGCTGGCATATTCGCCGGATGTCGACCATCCCGCGCCGCGCTGCCATCGCGACCGCGTTCGCCCTCGGCGCCGCGTCGCTCGACGCCCAGCCCGCGCCGCGCAGCTTCGCGGCCGCCTGGGCGCCGGTTCGGGCGTTCTTCCACGCCACGCTCGCCGCCGAGGGCATGGTCGGTGGGTCGATGGCCTTCTTCCCCGGTGACACGGTGCTCGCGCGCGAGCACTTCGGGTTCGCGGACCTCGCCACGCAGCGGAGGGTGGACGACCGCACGATCTTCCACTGGGGGTCGGTCACGAAGACGCTGACGGCAGTGGCCATCATGCAGCAACGTGACCGCGGTCGCCTCACGCTCGACGACGCGATCCTGCGGACGGTGCCGGAGCTGCGGGCGGTGCACAACGCGTTCGGGCCGATGGACGCGATCACGATCCGGCAGCTGCTGTCACATTCCGCCGGCTTCCGGAACGGCACCTGGCCGTGGGGCAACGGTAAGCCGTGGGAGCCGTTCGAGCCAACCGAATGGTCGCAGCTGGTGGCGATGATGCCGTACACCGAGGTGCTGTTCGCGCCGGGCACGCAGTACGGATACTCGAATCCCGGATACGTCTACCTCGGGCGCGCCCTCGAACACCACGCGGGCGAGGCGTACGAGACGTACGTGGAGAAGAACCTCTTCCGCCCGCTCGGCATGGCGTCGAGCTACTTCGACCGCACGCCGTACCACCTGCTGCCGCACCGGTCGAACAACTACCTCACCGTCGCGGGCACCCCGGTGGCGCAGGGGCTGGACTTCGACACCGGCATCACCGTGGCCAACGGCGGCCTGAATGCGCCGGTGGGCGACATCGTGCGCTACCTGCAGTTCCTCGCGGACGCGCCGGGGCTGTCGGCGGATGCACGTGGCGTGCTGGCGCGGACCTCGCTGGAGGAGATGTGGCGCGGTGTGGTGCCGCAGCGTGCGGGGAGCCGTGACTCGCTCGGTCTGGGCTTCTTTCTCGAGGAGCGGAACGGGCTGCGGCTGGTGGGCCACACGGGCAGCCAGGCGGGATTTCGCGCCTTCTTCTACATCGACCCCACCAGCAGGGCGGGCGTGGTGGCGGTGTTCAACACCGCACCAGGCGGCGACGCCGGCGTGCCACCCGGGTCCCCCGGCGCGACGCCGCACATCGACGTGATCATCGGTGGCCTGGTGGACCGGGTGACGAAACAGGTCTTCCCGCTGTACCGGCGCTGACGGACGGCACCGGCGCCGTGCCGGCCGGAGGCCGCGGTGCCGCTCAGCGATTGATGGTGGACTGCGCCGCGTCCGAGTAGCGCGCCCCCTGCACGGCGATCGCGTCCGCGGCCGCGGTGATACGGCGCACGTCGTCCGGCGTGAGTGCCAGCGTGGCGCCGCCGAGGTTCTCGTCCAGGCGCGTGAGCCGGCGCGTGCCGGGAATCGGCGCGATCCACGGCTTCTGCGCGAGCAGCCAGGCCAGTGCGACCTGCGCCGGCGTGGCATGGAGTCCGGCGGCGATGCTGGCGAGCAGGTCCACCACCGCCTGGTTCGCGGCGCGGTTCTCGGGTGTGAACCGCGGCACCGTCATGCGGAAGTCGGTGCTGTCGAACGTGGTGCTGGCATCGATGGCACCGGTGAGGAACCCGCGGCCGAGCGGGCTGAATGGCACGAAGCCGATCCCGAGTTCCTCGAGCAGCGGGAGGATCTCCGCCTCCGGCTCGCGCCACCAGAGCGAGTACTCACTCTGCAGCGCCGTCACCGGTTGCACCGCGTGCGCGCGACGGATCACGCCGACGCCCGCCTCCGACAGGCCGAAGTGCTTCACCTTCCCCTCGGCGATCAGGTCGCGGACCGTGCCGGCGACATCCTCGATCGGCACGGCGGGGTCCACGCGGTGCTGGTAGAGCAGGTCGATCGTGTCCACGCGCAGCCGCTGCAGCGAGGCCTCGGTGGTCTGGCGGATGTAGTCCGGCCGGCTGCAGAGTCCCGCCGAATTGCCGTCGTCATCGTAGCGGAAGCCGAACTTGGTGGCGATCACGACCTGGTCGCGCACCGGCGCCAGCGCCTCACCGACGAGGTCCTCGTTCGTGAACGGCCCATAGACCTGCGCGGTGTCGAAGAACGTGACGCCCCGGTCCACCGCGGCCCGGAGCAGGGCGATCATCTCGCCGCGGTCCGACGCAGGGCCGTACCCGAAGCTCATGCCCATGCACCCGAGCCCAAGGGCGGAAACCTGCAGGGAACTCGTGCCGAGGGTGCGCTGCTGCATGGGGATTGCTCCGTCGTGGCTGTGGATGGCGTTCCGCCTCGCGGGTCGCGCGTGGCGGGGAGGTGGCAGGTGAACCGGGCGACCGTCAATCGGCCGCGGCCAGCACCTCCAGCAACCGCGCCCGCCCGATGTTCTGCCCGCACGAGATGGCGACGCGCGTCGCGCCGGCGAACCGGGCATCGGCCGCCGCGTGCTGGAGGAGTCCCGCGAACGCCACGCCGGCCGACCCCTCGACGAGCTGGTGCAGGTCGTCGATGTGGTCGCGGATGGATCGCGCGATCGCCGTCTCGCTCACGAGCAGCCAGTCGTCCACCAGCGCCTGGCAGAGCGGGAAGGTGATGCTGTCGAGGTCCACGCCGCCGGCGGTGCCGTCGGAGAAGGTCGGCAGCGATTCCTGCACGAGCATGCGGCCGGCTGCCACCGAGGCGTGCATGACGCACGAGTTGGCGGGTGACACGCCGACGATGTGCACGCCGGGGTTCGCAGCCTTGAGCGCGGCCGCCACGCCGCTGATCAACCCACCGCCACCAACGCTTACATACACGACGTCGATGCGGCCGAGCTGTCGCAGCAGCTCCGTTCCCACCGTGCCCTGGCCGGCCACCACATCGGGATCGTTGTACGGCGAGAGGTAGTGCCAGCCCTCGGCCCTCGACACGCGCTGCGCCTCCTGTTCGGTGTCGTTGCTGTCGGTGCCGAAGAGCTCGACGCGCACGCCGGAGCGTCGCACCGCATCCAGCTTGGCCGGCGCCACGTTCTCGGGCAGGAACACAACACCGTCGTGACCGGCCGCACGCAGGGCGCTCGACACCGCGATGCCATGGTTCCCCGAACTGGCAGTGGCGATGGTGCGGCCGAGCGGGATGGCCTGCTGCACCGCGTTGGTGGCACCGCGCAGCTTGAATGAGCCGGTGCGCTGCAGGTGCTCGGCCTTCACGAACACGGGGCCGCCCGTGCGCTCCGCGTACTGCGGCCACTCGACCACCGGCGTCTCGATCACGGTGGGCCGGATGCGACGGTCTGCCTGCGCGATGGCGTCGGTGAGGGCGGGATCGACCTGTGGTGTGGTCATGGCTGGCTCGGGAAGGTGCGGCGCTGCGGGTGCCGGCGGCGCGAACGCCGCTCAGTCAGGCCAGCGCGCGGGCGACGGCGGTGGCGATGGCGATGTCCTGCACGGCGACGCCGGTGAGGTCCGCGATGACCAGGTCCCCGTCGTTGCGCCTCCCCGCTGCTCGCGCGGCGATCACGTCGCCCAGCTCGACTGCGGAGGCCGCCGTGCGGGTGCCGGCGGCGATGGCATGATGCAGCTCACCGCGTGTGAGGCACTGGGAGCGACTGTCGACCACGAAGAGGTCCGCGCGACCGCAGAGCGCCGCGCTGAGCTCCTGCTTCGTCTCGGTGTCCGAGCCCATCGCGACGATGAGTGCGCCGGCCCGGACATCGACGGTGTCCAGGTAGGGCGTGCGGCTGGCGGTGGTGGTGACGAGCACCTGCGCGCCGTGTGCGGCCTCGTGCACATCGCGGGTGGTCGTCACGTCGAATCCGGCGTCGGTCATCTCGCGGCGGATGGCCTCGAGCGCCTCGGTATGCCGCCCCCAGATGCTGACGTGTCGGCAGCGCACGACGGGGGCGATGGCCTCGAGCTGCATTCGCGCCTGCACGCCGGTGCCGAAGATTCCGATGCGCTCGACCCGCTGCGGTGCGAGGTGCCTCGCGACGATCGCGCCGGCGACGGCGGTGCGGACGTTGGTGAGGTGGCCGCCGTCGAGCAGCACGGTCTGCAGCATGCCGGTGTGCGCGCTGAAGACGAGCATCACGCCCGAGTATCCCGGCAGGCCGAGCGCCGGGTTTCCGGGGAAGCCGGTGGCGACCTTCACCACGAAGGACGCGCCGTCGGTGAGGTGACCGTACTTGATGTGACAGTCACCCTCGGGGGCGTCGAACAGCAGCTCACCGACAGGGGGAACTGTGGCACGTCCCTGCGAGTACGCGACGAACGCCGCCTCGATGTCGGGGAGGAGGTCCAGCCCCACCAGCGCCTCGCGGATGCTCGCGGCCGGGATCACCCGCGCCGGCGGCGCATCCTGGCTGGTCACAGCGCGAGCACCACGGTCACGAAGTCGCTGGCACCGGCAGCGCC is a window from the Gemmatimonadaceae bacterium genome containing:
- a CDS encoding aldo/keto reductase gives rise to the protein MQQRTLGTSSLQVSALGLGCMGMSFGYGPASDRGEMIALLRAAVDRGVTFFDTAQVYGPFTNEDLVGEALAPVRDQVVIATKFGFRYDDDGNSAGLCSRPDYIRQTTEASLQRLRVDTIDLLYQHRVDPAVPIEDVAGTVRDLIAEGKVKHFGLSEAGVGVIRRAHAVQPVTALQSEYSLWWREPEAEILPLLEELGIGFVPFSPLGRGFLTGAIDASTTFDSTDFRMTVPRFTPENRAANQAVVDLLASIAAGLHATPAQVALAWLLAQKPWIAPIPGTRRLTRLDENLGGATLALTPDDVRRITAAADAIAVQGARYSDAAQSTINR
- a CDS encoding DUF885 family protein; translated protein: MRENPELPAFRKRSYTAYGERWGDYASIVAHMRAHVLESDTQIASESLRYSTDIPGQALAHRIGSNGFVRLRERARAQLGERFDLRAFHDRVLGCGMLPMSVLAQQVDGWIASQR
- a CDS encoding ABC transporter ATP-binding protein, producing the protein MTTVTVEGASYRYGRDTRDALHDVSLEAPSGAILGLLGTNGAGKTTLLQCCAGLREPLSGRVLIDGASTARRALIVSGVVGYVAESVRLPKDMTLQALERWVAPLHRRWDAALATSLRERFALDAGRSLTTLSRGEYMKAALLCVLAAQPRVLIMDEPLAGIDVVTKDEILRVLLSIASSSGTTMLLASHDIAEVESVLSHVVIMTAGRVRVAGSMESVRERYRRVTMVGGDALLDAFAGEQRWLETQRAGRVLSIVADGARTPLDAGMLQRRFAGADSITVEDLSLRDLYSSVVRGTRRDATQSEAA
- a CDS encoding pyridoxal-phosphate dependent enzyme; its protein translation is MTTPQVDPALTDAIAQADRRIRPTVIETPVVEWPQYAERTGGPVFVKAEHLQRTGSFKLRGATNAVQQAIPLGRTIATASSGNHGIAVSSALRAAGHDGVVFLPENVAPAKLDAVRRSGVRVELFGTDSNDTEQEAQRVSRAEGWHYLSPYNDPDVVAGQGTVGTELLRQLGRIDVVYVSVGGGGLISGVAAALKAANPGVHIVGVSPANSCVMHASVAAGRMLVQESLPTFSDGTAGGVDLDSITFPLCQALVDDWLLVSETAIARSIRDHIDDLHQLVEGSAGVAFAGLLQHAAADARFAGATRVAISCGQNIGRARLLEVLAAAD
- a CDS encoding GntR family transcriptional regulator is translated as MLPFPILIQPGESPVRQVVFAATKAILAGVMRPGDPFPSVRELSEALKLHPNTVQKVIAELVRDGFLAVKPGVGTVVTAGPRAPDEDRRRALHASVEQLVVEARRLGMQCDALVTDVETTWTAVFGTPRLTGTDGGDVTGPNRRSGRAR
- the ggt gene encoding gamma-glutamyltransferase; translation: MPSPMRSITLLAATALTAACQPMEAPARPASDAPPATAPARLPSRPARVATADSAMVVSASPYATEAGLAVLRDGGNAIDAAVTVAMTLAVTYPAAGNIGGGGFLLARIDGRNVALDFRETAPRAATRDMYLDAAGYVTDRSVTGALAAGVPGSVAGLYEAHRKYGRRPWAELVAPAIALAANGFAIDSAFSDDDESGAHRLALDSASAALFLRDGKFRRLGETWRAPGLARVLQRIADRGRDGFYKGETAALITTAMRRSGGIISLADLLTYQPVWREPVTFTYRGHQVISMPPVSSGGLTLALILGILEGRDVAALGWRTPEAIHLLAEAERRAFARRNMLLGDPAFMRIQEESFLSADTAAALRAEIGSVSSGGGAAAAPREPRHTTHLSVVDAAGNAVAITTTLNESYGAAFTVPGGEFLLNDEMDDFTAKVGAVNAMGLVQGSANAIAPGKRMLSSMTPTIMLDSANRVELVTGAAGGAYIITAVAHQIVSLVDHHRTLGEAMAAPQFHHQDIPDSLVVEATAWADSATAFMRPLGHGVKLSPWGFLANVQSIHREGGRWSGVTEPRGRGLARGY
- a CDS encoding beta-lactamase family protein encodes the protein MSTIPRRAAIATAFALGAASLDAQPAPRSFAAAWAPVRAFFHATLAAEGMVGGSMAFFPGDTVLAREHFGFADLATQRRVDDRTIFHWGSVTKTLTAVAIMQQRDRGRLTLDDAILRTVPELRAVHNAFGPMDAITIRQLLSHSAGFRNGTWPWGNGKPWEPFEPTEWSQLVAMMPYTEVLFAPGTQYGYSNPGYVYLGRALEHHAGEAYETYVEKNLFRPLGMASSYFDRTPYHLLPHRSNNYLTVAGTPVAQGLDFDTGITVANGGLNAPVGDIVRYLQFLADAPGLSADARGVLARTSLEEMWRGVVPQRAGSRDSLGLGFFLEERNGLRLVGHTGSQAGFRAFFYIDPTSRAGVVAVFNTAPGGDAGVPPGSPGATPHIDVIIGGLVDRVTKQVFPLYRR